The genomic stretch AGACCGGTGAAGGTGTGGCTCGATGCCGTCTGGCTCTCGCCGTCAAGAATGATCGTCGCCTCCACCGGGTTGCTGTCCTCATCGGTGACAGAGACTTCCACAGCGCCGCGGCCGGTGACGCTCAGGCTCTTCTCCGAGAGGGTGACGTTCATCTCGTCGTAGAGCGGCCTGAACCGGAGCTGGAAGTCAAGGGTGCCCACCTGCTCGGGCGTGACGTCGAAGACATAGTCATAGGTCGAACCGCTTTCCCAGTGGTCGGGCTCGATGTAGATCGAGGTGGCGTCATCGTTGACCGAGCTGCTCAGCCTCTCATAGGAGACCGTCTCCCCGTTCTCGGTGATGGTGCCGTTTGCAAAGGTGAAGCCCTCGATCGGAACCTCGATCAGCGGCGAGAGAACGTTTTCACCCGAAACGACCCGCAGGGTCAGTTCGCCGGACTCGTTCGCCACCAGCGGGGACGGACTTGAGGTGAGGCTGACGGAGTCGAGCATCGCCTGCGGCAGGGCATCGCCGAGGAGGTCCATGTTCTCGGATACGCTGAGCACACCCGTTGCTCCGGTGTCCGGGAAGCCGTCGCCGAGCATCTGGATGGTGCCGCTGTCCTCGATCGTGTCATCGATCTCGTTGATCGGTGCGCGCTGGTCGTTCTCGACCGACACAAGGATCGCACCCGTTCCGCCACCGGACCTGGTCACCTCGACCTGGTGCTCCTTCACCGTGGAGTAGTCATCGATCGTGCGTTTCAGACTGCCGACCGCCATCATCGCCGCCATCTGGTCGGCAGTGAGGGTGTAGGTCTCCTTCGGGGTGTCTGAATCGACGGTGATGGTGCAGATAGGAGTGCCGTCGATGGAGACATCGATCGTACCCGAACTCACCACGATCGGCTGACAGTGGATCAGGGCATCGATCGCCGCCTGGGTGGCCCAGGTGTAGCCCCAGCTGCCGCCGGAATCGTACTGGTTGATCAGCCAGCCCACGCCTCTCTGGATCGTCCCGTTGTCCGCAGTGATGCCGGTTGCGTTCAGGGCGAGCACGGCATAGGCGGTGCTCTCGGTCCTGCGGCCGTTGCTGTACCAGCCGTAGTACGAGTCTGCATCCCAGTGCCCGTCGCCGGAGTCCTGGTTTGCAATGAGCCAGGCGGTCGCATTCGCCTTTGCATTGTCGATCTGGGTTTGTGTTACATCGACAGAGGTCGTGCCATAGGACTCCAGACCCCAGAGGCCGAGCGCCGTTGCCATTGCCTTATCGTCGTTGCCGCCCCAGTGCCCGTCTTCAGCCTGATTCTCAATGAAGTAGCGGGTGGCGTTCTGCATGTTCTCCGTCATGTAGGTCGCATAGGGCTCGGAGACCGTGCCCTGCGTCCTGATCATGTCATGGATCAGCATCACAAACCCGGTGTTCGAGGTCGGGGTCCAGGCATGGCAGACGCCGGCGCTCCACGTCCAGGTGCCGCTCGAGGGGTTGTCCGGGTTCTCGTGGAACCACTCGACGAGTTTCTCGAAGTTGACGGTGCCAGAGGAGACGGTATCGCCGGTGCTGATCTTGCCGGTCAGCAGGCGGTTTAAGTCCTCAGTGGACTCGTTCACCCGCGCCAGCGTGTAGGCGGCGTACGAACTCGAGGACGACTCAGAGGCACCGTAGCCCCAGAGGCTCCATCCGCCGTCAGAGTGCTGGCCGCGCGTCCCCCCGTTCACCAGGACATTGATGCCGCCCTGCACCGAGGCGTTGGCATCGTCGCGGATCGTGGCGTAGTTGGTCGGTTTGTCAGGGCGGTCAAGATAGTAGTTCTTCACATTCAGCGAGGCGAGCATCTGTGATGTGGTCTGCTCGACACAGCCGTAGGGGTAGCGGACGAGATATCCAAGCCCCGTCAGGGTTCGGCCGCGGGCGCCAGACTGGACGGTGATGGTGGTGACATTATCATAGGTGTTGTTGGTGTGCAGGGTGTTGAAGGTCATACCGAAGGTGCTGTCGCTGTTGGCGTTCACCGAATCCACCGAACTGACCGGGATGGATGGGATCCAGATGAAGACATCACGAGGAGAGGTCTTCGAGACCGTCTTCCCGTTTGCCGACACGGTCAGGTTGATTGAATCGGCGGCAATGGTGCCGGGTCTCGAGGTCCGCATAGAGAAGCCAATATAGTTCCAGTAGCCGCCACCCATCCAGCGGTCGCCTTCAGCATCGCTATAGACTTCCATTCCGGCAGGAACGCTCAGGTTGTAATGCACCCTTCCGCTCTCACTCGGCTTGACGTACCAGGCCACCCCGAACCACTGCTCTGCCTGGGCACGGGACGGTCCATAGACATAGGGGTAGAATTCAAGCGTGTATTCCCTTGCCGTCACCGACCGTTCGGCAGCTGGAGTGCCGACAACCGGGAGGCCGGTATCGGAGGTGACCGTCACATTGAGGGTGTAGATGCCCCCCGCCGTCGGCGTCCACGCGGTCCGCTGCACGTCCTGTCCATATGCCGCCAGCG from Methanofollis fontis encodes the following:
- a CDS encoding PEGA domain-containing protein, whose amino-acid sequence is MNTRKILVVGFILTALLVSAASAADLMVTPQNSTSALGDITDLTLRVENVEHLGGFDIDLRWDPSVVTLVTEPGGVTIGPLFSGDVNDTAYNAQSGRIRVAAVNATLDGVSGSADLFTVRLRTADDTGKSTDVVAVVNNYGFLNSTSGDDIPVDSITNATITTQRVNRIVSRVGVPSERVPEGAETLGIFTVVNQRGIPTSALTINTTIYAPDGSVFNTTERSGVTLAAYGQDVQRTAWTPTAGGIYTLNVTVTSDTGLPVVGTPAAERSVTAREYTLEFYPYVYGPSRAQAEQWFGVAWYVKPSESGRVHYNLSVPAGMEVYSDAEGDRWMGGGYWNYIGFSMRTSRPGTIAADSINLTVSANGKTVSKTSPRDVFIWIPSIPVSSVDSVNANSDSTFGMTFNTLHTNNTYDNVTTITVQSGARGRTLTGLGYLVRYPYGCVEQTTSQMLASLNVKNYYLDRPDKPTNYATIRDDANASVQGGINVLVNGGTRGQHSDGGWSLWGYGASESSSSSYAAYTLARVNESTEDLNRLLTGKISTGDTVSSGTVNFEKLVEWFHENPDNPSSGTWTWSAGVCHAWTPTSNTGFVMLIHDMIRTQGTVSEPYATYMTENMQNATRYFIENQAEDGHWGGNDDKAMATALGLWGLESYGTTSVDVTQTQIDNAKANATAWLIANQDSGDGHWDADSYYGWYSNGRRTESTAYAVLALNATGITADNGTIQRGVGWLINQYDSGGSWGYTWATQAAIDALIHCQPIVVSSGTIDVSIDGTPICTITVDSDTPKETYTLTADQMAAMMAVGSLKRTIDDYSTVKEHQVEVTRSGGGTGAILVSVENDQRAPINEIDDTIEDSGTIQMLGDGFPDTGATGVLSVSENMDLLGDALPQAMLDSVSLTSSPSPLVANESGELTLRVVSGENVLSPLIEVPIEGFTFANGTITENGETVSYERLSSSVNDDATSIYIEPDHWESGSTYDYVFDVTPEQVGTLDFQLRFRPLYDEMNVTLSEKSLSVTGRGAVEVSVTDEDSNPVEATIILDGESQTASSHTFTGLLAGTYPLSVSKEGYITVNDTVAVTANSNTSVTVMMPTDLTTPRLILSQGSGSLGGVSEVPAVLSAGFAENATYNATLVGNGGMLGLALEFPERFMLNDPVVTLNGEILNSSEYEVRNGSFSNLDPYQEFVTTNATIVIYNAPDGVSEVSIRITGGLAGQSLVGEDIVGIWDALRVAQFDAYIKGAPETYGYCDVTGDQMVNIADALRIAQYDAGLIPDLN